One window from the genome of Hyperolius riggenbachi isolate aHypRig1 chromosome 6, aHypRig1.pri, whole genome shotgun sequence encodes:
- the CENPM gene encoding centromere protein M isoform X4 has product MLKEPKTFDVKIHMTQSLPLPFEREHLRPRFDLVVFFINLHCQLSLDIVISSIKQLDAYYFLGKVCFLATRGRNGQVHHSMVDVRTVKELADKHLSIFIQTELDQCPEQEGGRSQYSAQDLPNEDDVIYTAERLLSILKICAGLVPAMSSLRMSSVLKHF; this is encoded by the exons ccacatgacacaaTCCCTTCCACTTCCTTTTGAAAGGGAACACCTTCGTCCTCGCTTTGACCTGGTTGTATTTTTTATCAATCTACACTGTCAACTCAG CCTGGACATAGTTATTTCATCAATTAAGCAATTGGATGCTTACTATTTTCTTGGTAAAGTGTGTTTCCTGGCTACAAGAG ggAGAAATGGACAGGTTCACCATAGCATGGTGGATGTAAGAACTGTGAAGGAGCTGGCAGACAAACACTTGAGTATCTTCATCCAAACTGAACTTGAT CAGTGCCCAGAacaggaaggaggaagaagccaaTACAGCGCACAGGACCTTCcg AATGAAGATGATGTTATTTATACTGCAGAACGGCTACTGAGTATTTTGAAGATATGTGCTGGATTGGTGCCTGCTATGTCATCACTTCGAATGTCATCagtattaaaacatttttaa